In the Symphalangus syndactylus isolate Jambi chromosome Y, NHGRI_mSymSyn1-v2.1_pri, whole genome shotgun sequence genome, one interval contains:
- the LOC129476699 gene encoding thymosin beta-4-like isoform X6, translated as MSDKPDMAEIEKFDKSKLKKTETQEKNPLPSKETIEQEKQAGKS; from the exons ATGTCTGACAAACCTGATATGGCTGAGATCGAGAAATTTGATAAGTCGAAACTGAAGAAGACAGAAACTCAAGAGAAAAATCCATTGCCTTCCAAAGAAA CGATCGAACAGGAGAAGCAAGCAGG